The genomic interval CACGAGGATCAGACCTCGTAATGATATCACCCGGCATCACCAAGTGTCGCGGGCGGGGGCGTCTTTTCACCTAGAGTGGCATTAAGGCGCGTCGGCAGGTCACCACCCTAACGGTGCGATTGCTGGAAAAGCAGACGGGAGCTAGGATCTGCAAGAATTGCGTGGCCGGTCTACGCGAGAACCAATGGCCTGGGAATTCGGCCAGATCAGAGCCTTCGCTGGACGAGTTGTCCCCTTGCAATTGACAGAAACAAAAAAAGAAATCGTACGACGTCCCGACATCCGAAACGTTGTCATCATCGCGCACGTCGACCACGGCAAAACCACCCTCGTTGACTGCTTGCTCCGCCAAAGCGGACAGTTTCGTGACACGGAACTCAAGGGCGAGCGGATCCTGGACTCCAACGACTTGGAGCGAGAGCGTGGCATCACCATCTTGTCCAAGAACATCGCGATCCCCTATCGCGGCGTCAAAATCAACTTGATCGACACGCCCGGCCACGCCGATTTCGGCGGCGAAGTCGAGCGAGTGGTAACGATGGCCGACGGTTGCTTGCTGTTGGTCGACGCTGCAGAAGGCCCGATGCCGCAAACCCGGTTTGTGCTGGAAAAAGCGCTCGCGGCGGGCGTGAAACCGATCGTGGTGGTCAACAAAGTCGACCGTCCCGACGGACGCCCATCCGAGGCGCTCGACGAAGGACTTGAGTTGTTGGCGGAACTGGGCGGCGAAGACCAACTGGATAGCGTCGGATTTGTTTTCGCCAGTGCCAAAGAAGGCTACGCGACGACGGATCCGGCTGTCCGTACCGCCGACATGCGACCGCTGCTGGACTTGCTGGTGGACCACCTGCCTGGCCCGGCAATCGAAGCCGATGCGCCACTGCGGATGATGGTGACCACTCTGGATTGGAGCGAATACGTCGGCCGAATCGCGATCGGTCGCATCACCGGTGGTGAGATCCGTCCGGGGCAAGCCATCGATTTGTGGGGTCGCGACGGAAAACGCAAAACAAAGATCGCCGGCCTGCACGTCTTCGACAAGCTCGGCCGAGTGCCCACGGAGATGGCCAGCGCGGGCGATTTGGTGGCGATCGAAGGTCTTGATGACGTTGAGATCGGCGACACGATCTGCGCCCCCGATCAGGGCAAACCGTTCAAGAGACTGACGGTCGACGAACCGACCCTGGAAATGGTCTTCAGCGTCAATTCCTCACCAATGGCAGGACGCGAGGGCAAGTACGTCACGACGCGGCAGATCAAAGGGCGTCTGGAAAAAGAACTGGAACGCAACGTTGCTCTTCGCGTCGAGATGATCCCGGGCACAGAAGCCTATGCGGTGAAGGGCCGTGGCGTGCTGCACCTGGCGATCTTGATCGAAACGATGCGACGCGAAGGATACGAGCTGAGCGTCGGAAAGCCTCGCGTGATCTTCAAAAAAATCGATGGCAAGGACCACGAACCTTTCGAAACACTGCGTGTGGAAGTCCCCACCGAAGCGATGGGCCCCGTGATGGAACTGGTCGGGCACCGCCGAGGCCAACTCGAAGAATTGGCTCAGCGTGGCGAGTACAGCTTGCTCAAATTCCTGATCCCGTCGCGTGGCTTGATCGGATTGCGAACCCGCCTGCTCAATGCCACCCGCGGCACCGCGGTGATCCACCATCGATTTGAAAGCTATCGACCGGTGGAAGGCGATGTTCCCTGTCGTGCCAACGGCGTTTTGATCTCGATGCTCGGAGGCAAGACCATGCCCTTCGCACTTTTTGCCCTCCAGGACCGCAGCGATTTGTTCGTCCCGGCTGGCGTGGAAGTGTACGAAGGCATGATTGTGGGCGAAAACGTCCGGGACAATGACATGACCGTCAATCCCTGTCGCGAAAAGAAGCTCACCAACATGCGCGCGTCCGGCAGCGATGAAAACGTCATCCTGAAACCGCCGCGCGACATGTCCCTGGAGGCGGCCCTGGAGTACATCGAAGACGATGAGTTGGTCGAAGTGACCCCTCAGAGCATTCGGCTGCGAAAGATTCTGATGAAAGAAGCCGATCGCCGCCGAGTCGGCAGAAACCAACGCTAGCATTCGGCCGCTCGCCGAACCCTGAGGTCGTTCGCCCCGTACGCAAGAGTCACGGTGTTTCCTAAACGCAGTGACCTGCGATACTGTATAGGGATATCGCCGTGCGTTCGAGCGCCGTTGCCCACTTCCTCTTGCGTTTGCTGGTGCACTCGCAATTCGATTTGACCACGTGCCGCTGGAAACTTCTGTCGTATCACGATTTTGGCATTTCAGTGGTCGCTCACCTGACCTCAGCCCTTTCCCCATTCAATCCTGGAACCCAATCATGCGTTTCGTTTTTCATCCCCTGATGGCATGCGTGGTCGCTTTGAGCGTTTGTGCGTGGGTCGGATGTGACCAAAAAACCACAACAACGACCACCACATCCTCCCACGATGACGAGCACGAGCACGGCGCGGAGGATCACCACCACGACAGCTTGCCAGAAGCGATGACTGAACTGGCAACCTTGCGAGACCAGATCGCCAAAGCCTTCGCCGACGGTGAACCAAAGTCCGCAGACGACCAACTGCATCACGCGGGCGATCTGTTGACCGATGTCGAAGAGCTGGTGAAAAAATCCGAGTTGAGCGATGACGCAAAGAAAACAGCGTTGGCCAGCGTCGAGACCTTGTTCACGCAGTTCAAAGAAGTTGACAATAAAGTTCACGGTGACGGCGGGAAGGATTATTCCGAAGTCAGCGAAGCGATCGAAGCGGCAATGAAATCGCTCGGTGAGGCGATCAAGTAGCCACCCGCACGTCAGGCTTTCCAGCCTGACGCCTGCTTGTACGTCAGGCTTTCCAGCCTGACATCTGCGTGTACGTCAGGCTTTCTAGCCTGACATCTACGTGTACGTCAGGTTCTCCAGCCTGACACATCCACCCGTACGTCAGGCTTTCCAGCCTGACATCCCCAGCGCAGGTCAGGCTAGAAAGCCTGACGTACTTTCATCATGCAAATCACTCGCCCTTTCGGCTGCGTCCTGCTTGCCACGATCGCCTGCTTCGCCGGTTGTGACTCCAGTGGCGAACGCGGATCCACGTCGGCTTCGGCCGGCAAGCTGTCGGACCAGATGTTGGCGCAGCGAACTCGGTTTTGGTTGACCGAAGAACCCGCAGGCAAGATTCTTTCACCCACCGACATCAAGAATCTAGCGTCCGACGAGACGATCGCTGATCCACCTGGTGAAATCCCCGACGTGGTTGCCACGGAAGTCACGGAGTCGGAACCTGAGGCTGTGGACACAGCAGGCAGCGAGCCAACGAATGTCCAGGAGTCCAGCGACGAATCCGAACCCGCAGCCTCCGACGACGGCACCGTGCTGATTGCCGGCCGGATCAGCACCGGCGAGCTGGAGCCATTCGAACCGGGGCAAGCGTCGTTTGTGATGACTCAACTACCGGACGAAGGCCACGCGGCGGACGATCCGGAGCATGCCGACAACTGCCCGTTCTGCAAACGCGAGCTGAAGAATGCCCCGATGGCACTGGTTCGCTTCAATGACGAGCAGGGCGAAACGCTGCCCATCTCGGCCAAAGACCTGTTCGGCTTGGCTGCAGGCGACGTGGTCGTGATCCGTGGGACCGCTGATTATGTGGACGGCCCCAACATGGTCAACATTCAAGCCAACGGAATCTATCGCCGGAAATGAACGGGACTGGCTGCCTGCCGACCCACCCGGTTTATCAACAAATGGCTTTTTTTTGCCGTGTCAGACGGGGGTTGATTGCCTCAGCGGTGCACGAGTGATAGTCTATGTCGTCCCCCAAGGGTATTCGATGACCGAATGCTCTCTCCTGAAACTGATATCAAGCACTTAAATGTCGGCAATCACCACCCTGACCAACGGCGAGATTCTGGTTGTTGGTTTTTCAGACAGCAAGATTCTGGACAGTCAGCGGATCGAGCAAGTCGGCCGAGAGTTGCAGGAAGTCGTGCCTCAAGCGATCCACAAAAAGCTGTTGCTGAACTTCCGTGGGGTGTCATTCATGTCGTCCGCGATGATCACCAAGCTCGTGATGCTCAACAAGGGCTGCAAGGCACAGGGCGTGAACCTTAAATTCTGCGAGGTTTCGCCTAATGTCTTGGAGGTCTTTAAGATCACGAAGCTGAACAAGCTATTCGACATCCAAGCCACCGAAGAAAAGGCACTGGAAAGCTTTGACAAAAAAGGCTGGTTCAGTTGAACCGGTGACTGATGTGATCGACGCCGAGCGTGCACAAATCGGCCACGAGATCCACGACGCACTGCTGCCGCTGATCTTTGCAGCCAACGCGACGGTTGACCGTATACGCGAGGAGCTACCAGCGGATTCCACGCACGCATCGCGTCTGGAACAAGCATCGCAGTGGCTGGTCCAAGCGATGCAGGTGGGCCGACAGATGCTGACCTGCATTTACCCACCGGAGCTGGAGCAAATGGGCTGGCTCGGTGCAGCCCAGGATGTCGTCCGTCAACTTGCAGGCGAGGGGACGCGGGTCGACTTTGCCATTTCGGACGCTTTTCCGGGACTTCGGCCCAGCATTGATCATGCGGAACCGATGCCAGGAGGCCAACCAGCAGCATCTGACACGACGGGTTCCGCGTCAGCCGGCAATGTGACGCAGTGGAGCAAGCCTGTAGCGGCTGCCGCCTATCGGATTGTGGTCGAGGCCGTGCGAAACGCGATACGACACGGGCAGGCCAGCCAAATTGACGTGGTTTGCGGTCGCAATTCCATCGAGATCACCGACGACGGATCTGGGTTCGAGATATCAGATGTGCCTACCTCGCGATTTGGAATTCGCAGCATGAGGGGGCGGGCAGAGCTTGTCGGCGGACAACTGCAAGTCGAGTCACAGCCGGGAGGCCCCACGAGCGTACGATTTCGCTTTGGCAACAATAAAACCGAGTGATTTTCTAGATCACCCCTGTATCTCAGCCCTCAAATCGCACAAGATGGCCGGCCCTGGCGAACGTTTTTTGCCAAGAGTTTGACGCCCGTCACGCTCCACCAGCGAAAATGGCACGCCGATTGCTTATGGGTCTGACTTCCAGACCAAGCCTGCCAAGTGGGCACGGCGACCCAACGAACAACTATCCATCTTTTCCCTGCATCAGAAAAGGTTTGACCGAGATGGCGACTGCCACCAAGAAAAAGGCCAAAGTGAATTTGCAACCGATCGGCGAACGAATCGTTGTCGAGCGACAAGCAAGTGAAGAAACGACCGCCGGCGGCATCGTGCTGCCCGGATCCGCCCGGGAAAAACCCGCTCGCGGGACCGTGGTTGCGATCGGCAGTGGGCGACTATTGGAAGACGGCTCGCGCGCCGCCAGCCAACTGAAGGAAGGCGATTTCGTCCTGTTCAGCAGCTACGCCGGCGAGCAAGTCGAAATCAACGACGTCGAGTATCTGCTGATGCGAGAAGACGACGTTTTGGCAGTCGTCGAGTAGTCGACACCGAACCCCTGAATCGGCCAGATCGTTCAGGCCAGGTCGATCGTGCATATCGCTCTGGCCATTTTGGGCGTCCGCGTTCGCTCTCACGACAGCCCAGGGTGAATGAAACCTCTGGGCAGATTCGCCAGCGAGCGGATTTTCGGCGTGCTGCGACCAACTCACTGTGAAATACGCACTGTGAGATTCTCGCGGTGAAAAACTAGCCGGGGAAAACCTCGCCGGGGACGTTGCCTGAAACCTTAAAACAACCTCATACCTTTTGTAATCGGACTGAACATTCCATGTCAAAGATCATTGCTTTCGATCAAGAAGCACGCGAGGCGATCCGTCGCGGCGTGTCCAAGTTGGCCCGTGCTGTCAAAGTGACGCTCGGCCCCAAAGGACGTAACGTTATCCTTCAGAAAAGCTTCGGCAGCCCGACTGTCACCAAAGACGGTGTGACCGTGGCCAAGGAAATCGAACTCGAAGACGTCTTCGAGAACATGGGCGCCCGCATGGTCCGCGAAGTCGCCAGCAAGACCAGCGACGTTGCCGGTGACGGCACGACGACCGCGACCGTCATGGCCGAAGCCATCTTTAACGAAGGCCTCAAGGCCGTTGTCGCCGGTGTCAACCCGATTCAAATGAAGAGCGGGATCGAAGCCGCAGTGGCCGACATCACCAAGAAATTGCATGCGATGGCCACCAAGGTCAAAGACAAAGAAGCGATGGCCAACGTCGCAACGATCGCAAGCAACAACGATCGCGAAATCGGCGAACTGCTTGCCGACGCGATGAGCAAGGTCGGAAAAGACGGAGTGATCACGGTCGATGAAGGCAAGAGCCTGAAGACCGAGCAAGAGTGGGTGGAAGGGATGCAGTTCGATCGCGGCTACCTGTCGCCTTACTTCGTCAACGACCCCACCACCATGGAAGTGGTCCTGGAAGATTGCTACATCCTGGTGTTCGAAAAGAAGATCAGCAGCATCAAAGACATGGTGCCGATGCTGGAAAAAGTTGTCCAGCAAGGCAAGCCTCTGTTGATCATCGCCGAAGACGTCGATGGCGAAGCATTGGCGACCTTGGTCATCAACCGCTTGCGTGGAACCTTCAACGTCTGCGCCGTCAAGGCTCCCGGCTACGGCGATCGTCGCAAGGCGATGATGGAAGACATCGCGATCTTGACCGGCGGCCAAGCCATCTTTGAGGCACTGGGCATCAAGCTGGAAAGCGTCGACCTGCCACAACTGGGTCGTGCCAAGAAAGTGATCGTCGACAAGGACAACACGACCATCATCGAAGGCGCCGGCAAGAGCAGCGACATCAAAGCACGTATCGACCAAATCCGTCGCGAAATCGAGAACAGCTCCAGCGATTACGATCGTGAAAAGCTGGAAGAGCGATTGGCAAAGTTGGCCGGCGGTGTGGCCAAGGTCAACGTCGGTGCAGCGACCGAGAGCGAGATGAAAGAAAAGAAGGCTCGTGTCGAAGACGCTCTGCACGCCACCCGCGCCGCTGTGGAAGAAGGCATTCTGCCCGGTGGCGGTGTCGCCCTGTTGCGTGCCAGCAGCCAAGTCAAGCCAGATGCAAGCCTGACGGAAGACCAAGTGGTCGGCTACAACATCGTGCTGCGTGCCTGCCGTGCACCACTGCACATGATCGCAGAAAACGCCGGCCAAGATGGCGGGATCGTTTGCGAAAGAGTCGCCAGTGCTAAAGGCAACGAAGGCTACAATGCATTGACCGACACCTACGAGGACCTGGTCAAAG from Stieleria varia carries:
- the typA gene encoding translational GTPase TypA: MQLTETKKEIVRRPDIRNVVIIAHVDHGKTTLVDCLLRQSGQFRDTELKGERILDSNDLERERGITILSKNIAIPYRGVKINLIDTPGHADFGGEVERVVTMADGCLLLVDAAEGPMPQTRFVLEKALAAGVKPIVVVNKVDRPDGRPSEALDEGLELLAELGGEDQLDSVGFVFASAKEGYATTDPAVRTADMRPLLDLLVDHLPGPAIEADAPLRMMVTTLDWSEYVGRIAIGRITGGEIRPGQAIDLWGRDGKRKTKIAGLHVFDKLGRVPTEMASAGDLVAIEGLDDVEIGDTICAPDQGKPFKRLTVDEPTLEMVFSVNSSPMAGREGKYVTTRQIKGRLEKELERNVALRVEMIPGTEAYAVKGRGVLHLAILIETMRREGYELSVGKPRVIFKKIDGKDHEPFETLRVEVPTEAMGPVMELVGHRRGQLEELAQRGEYSLLKFLIPSRGLIGLRTRLLNATRGTAVIHHRFESYRPVEGDVPCRANGVLISMLGGKTMPFALFALQDRSDLFVPAGVEVYEGMIVGENVRDNDMTVNPCREKKLTNMRASGSDENVILKPPRDMSLEAALEYIEDDELVEVTPQSIRLRKILMKEADRRRVGRNQR
- a CDS encoding co-chaperone GroES, whose amino-acid sequence is MATATKKKAKVNLQPIGERIVVERQASEETTAGGIVLPGSAREKPARGTVVAIGSGRLLEDGSRAASQLKEGDFVLFSSYAGEQVEINDVEYLLMREDDVLAVVE
- a CDS encoding STAS domain-containing protein encodes the protein MSAITTLTNGEILVVGFSDSKILDSQRIEQVGRELQEVVPQAIHKKLLLNFRGVSFMSSAMITKLVMLNKGCKAQGVNLKFCEVSPNVLEVFKITKLNKLFDIQATEEKALESFDKKGWFS
- the groL gene encoding chaperonin GroEL (60 kDa chaperone family; promotes refolding of misfolded polypeptides especially under stressful conditions; forms two stacked rings of heptamers to form a barrel-shaped 14mer; ends can be capped by GroES; misfolded proteins enter the barrel where they are refolded when GroES binds), whose product is MSKIIAFDQEAREAIRRGVSKLARAVKVTLGPKGRNVILQKSFGSPTVTKDGVTVAKEIELEDVFENMGARMVREVASKTSDVAGDGTTTATVMAEAIFNEGLKAVVAGVNPIQMKSGIEAAVADITKKLHAMATKVKDKEAMANVATIASNNDREIGELLADAMSKVGKDGVITVDEGKSLKTEQEWVEGMQFDRGYLSPYFVNDPTTMEVVLEDCYILVFEKKISSIKDMVPMLEKVVQQGKPLLIIAEDVDGEALATLVINRLRGTFNVCAVKAPGYGDRRKAMMEDIAILTGGQAIFEALGIKLESVDLPQLGRAKKVIVDKDNTTIIEGAGKSSDIKARIDQIRREIENSSSDYDREKLEERLAKLAGGVAKVNVGAATESEMKEKKARVEDALHATRAAVEEGILPGGGVALLRASSQVKPDASLTEDQVVGYNIVLRACRAPLHMIAENAGQDGGIVCERVASAKGNEGYNALTDTYEDLVKAGVIDPTKVTRTALSNAASVSTLLLTSDALIAEKPKEGKGGHGGDHDMY
- a CDS encoding sensor histidine kinase; the protein is MTDVIDAERAQIGHEIHDALLPLIFAANATVDRIREELPADSTHASRLEQASQWLVQAMQVGRQMLTCIYPPELEQMGWLGAAQDVVRQLAGEGTRVDFAISDAFPGLRPSIDHAEPMPGGQPAASDTTGSASAGNVTQWSKPVAAAAYRIVVEAVRNAIRHGQASQIDVVCGRNSIEITDDGSGFEISDVPTSRFGIRSMRGRAELVGGQLQVESQPGGPTSVRFRFGNNKTE